Proteins from a single region of Kitasatospora sp. NBC_00240:
- a CDS encoding integrase core domain-containing protein has translation MIRETLARNGIVPETVHADRGTSMTSKKVSQLLIDLGVTRSHSRPKASNDNPYSEAQFKTTKYMADYPERFDSLAHACEWFDAFTSYYNHEHRHSGIGLHTPASVHFGTAEEIRDQRAVTLAEAYARHPERFGRRPRPPEIPKTAWINDPAKRREPAPQTS, from the coding sequence TTGATCCGTGAGACCCTCGCGCGCAACGGCATCGTCCCCGAGACCGTGCACGCCGACCGCGGCACCTCGATGACCTCCAAGAAGGTCTCCCAGCTGCTGATCGACCTCGGCGTCACCAGAAGCCACTCGCGCCCGAAGGCCTCCAACGACAACCCCTACAGCGAGGCCCAGTTCAAGACCACCAAGTACATGGCCGACTATCCCGAGCGGTTCGACTCCCTGGCCCACGCCTGCGAATGGTTCGACGCCTTCACCTCGTACTACAACCACGAGCATCGGCACTCCGGCATCGGACTTCACACGCCCGCCAGCGTCCACTTCGGCACCGCCGAGGAGATCCGTGACCAGCGGGCCGTCACCCTCGCCGAGGCCTACGCGCGGCACCCCGAACGCTTCGGCCGCCGCCCCAGACCACCCGAGATCCCGAAGACAGCGTGGATCAACGACCCCGCCAAGCGCAGGGAACCCGCACCACAAACCTCATAG
- a CDS encoding PQQ-binding-like beta-propeller repeat protein — protein sequence MLHANRGGDELERLGADEPEQIGPYTLLGRLGSGGAGTDYVGRSASGLIVSVKLIRPDPAEDSGFRQRLRDEVAAARGLPDTFVARVVDADVEGPVPWVASTLIPGLSLRQAVGTQQHLPESTLRVLAEGLAGALAAVHEAGVAHGSLQPDNVVVAESGPYVVGLGVPRLLEPLLSEGATRASVGLAGYIAPEQVSGQAGTAAGDMFSLGATLVFAASGRDPLGPGSGFNVAALPPSLREVVAGCLYDESQARPTARQLLDYLGRQGVPPVPANAWLPLPLAQEVAAANRQWASPAAFTGGSTALVPGTGRGGISRRTLIIGLAGGAVAVGGVAAAVAGLSGGSPTSAPTAKGGSAPTSTSPGGSPKASGPATVSPSVSSSPSSSEPPRIELAAPEAVPAWSVVVEAKPTAVVASDKVIVLLSEKATTFLDSAGKSTYSPLPVGQFSSSYNSLATFADGVLYILGDTGSKSGYQLGAVDGGTGKSKWVVNGNDTEGDIRNDPSYVAVSGSVVYVCGIKSSGMDSLASGYIWAFDMSTGRNLWRTTGTDIANVLIPPSGRYLLAGAPTEVDGRNNQVQMIDAQNQGARGWKMPVPHALYQQGRPMTAFAGGLFIFGDEQILAVDPATGKEAWHLSGGPEQPDVRFGFPTPSLDGKTVYIPVGEDLVATNTADGSVKWIAHLPPLTNFKASLAFSGVSADLQCSSDTVFATDVKGTLWAIDAATGRARWTYSDPGQPAVGFLWTVGGDHVYISSNLTVTAIPAHKP from the coding sequence TTGCTTCACGCCAATCGAGGGGGCGACGAGTTGGAGCGTCTGGGGGCGGACGAGCCTGAGCAGATCGGGCCGTACACACTGCTCGGAAGACTGGGGTCCGGCGGGGCGGGCACGGACTACGTGGGCCGTTCAGCGAGCGGGTTGATCGTCTCGGTCAAACTGATCCGGCCCGACCCGGCCGAGGACAGTGGGTTCAGGCAACGGCTTCGGGATGAGGTAGCGGCGGCGCGCGGGTTGCCGGATACCTTCGTCGCTCGGGTGGTGGACGCTGATGTAGAAGGTCCCGTCCCATGGGTGGCGAGCACGCTGATTCCGGGCCTGTCCCTGCGTCAGGCAGTGGGTACGCAGCAGCATCTGCCTGAGTCCACCTTGCGTGTGCTGGCCGAGGGTCTCGCCGGCGCGCTGGCCGCCGTGCACGAGGCCGGGGTGGCCCACGGCAGCTTGCAGCCGGACAACGTGGTGGTGGCCGAGAGCGGGCCCTACGTCGTCGGCCTGGGGGTGCCCCGGCTCCTGGAGCCTTTGCTCTCTGAGGGTGCGACTAGGGCAAGCGTCGGCCTGGCGGGCTATATCGCGCCCGAGCAGGTCTCGGGGCAGGCAGGAACAGCTGCTGGCGACATGTTCTCCCTGGGGGCGACCCTGGTCTTCGCGGCGTCAGGACGGGATCCTTTGGGGCCTGGCTCCGGTTTCAACGTTGCGGCCCTGCCGCCGTCGCTTCGGGAGGTGGTCGCGGGCTGTCTCTACGACGAGTCCCAGGCCCGCCCGACAGCCCGGCAGTTGCTGGACTACCTCGGCCGCCAAGGCGTACCACCAGTGCCTGCGAACGCCTGGCTTCCGCTGCCGCTCGCGCAGGAGGTAGCAGCCGCCAACCGCCAGTGGGCATCTCCGGCCGCCTTTACAGGCGGGAGCACGGCGTTGGTGCCCGGCACAGGGCGCGGCGGGATCAGCCGGAGGACTCTGATCATCGGCTTGGCGGGTGGCGCGGTTGCGGTCGGAGGCGTCGCTGCCGCCGTGGCCGGCCTGTCCGGCGGTTCGCCCACCTCGGCTCCTACTGCGAAAGGCGGCTCTGCACCGACATCAACCTCGCCAGGTGGATCACCCAAGGCTTCGGGCCCGGCAACGGTCTCCCCCTCAGTCTCCTCGTCCCCATCCTCGTCGGAGCCGCCCCGGATCGAGCTGGCAGCTCCGGAGGCGGTCCCGGCGTGGTCGGTTGTCGTGGAGGCGAAGCCAACTGCCGTGGTGGCATCCGACAAAGTGATCGTCCTTCTCTCGGAGAAGGCCACCACCTTCCTGGACTCCGCAGGCAAGAGCACGTACAGCCCCCTGCCGGTGGGCCAGTTCAGTTCGAGCTACAACTCGCTGGCAACGTTCGCCGACGGTGTGCTCTACATCCTCGGCGACACAGGATCGAAAAGCGGATACCAGCTGGGCGCCGTCGACGGTGGCACCGGCAAATCGAAGTGGGTCGTCAACGGGAACGACACGGAGGGAGACATCCGCAATGACCCGTCGTATGTGGCGGTGAGCGGAAGTGTGGTGTACGTGTGCGGGATTAAGAGCAGCGGTATGGACTCCCTGGCGTCCGGCTACATCTGGGCCTTCGACATGAGTACCGGCCGCAACCTGTGGCGGACCACCGGTACCGACATCGCCAACGTTCTCATCCCTCCGTCTGGCCGCTACCTGCTCGCAGGGGCTCCCACCGAAGTGGACGGGAGGAACAACCAGGTTCAGATGATCGACGCGCAGAACCAGGGGGCGCGGGGCTGGAAGATGCCGGTGCCGCACGCCCTGTACCAGCAGGGGCGGCCGATGACCGCGTTCGCCGGTGGGCTGTTCATCTTCGGGGATGAGCAGATTCTGGCTGTCGACCCGGCCACCGGCAAGGAGGCATGGCACCTGAGCGGGGGACCGGAGCAGCCCGACGTGCGCTTCGGTTTCCCCACGCCGAGCCTCGACGGCAAGACGGTCTACATCCCGGTGGGGGAGGACCTGGTGGCGACGAACACCGCCGACGGCAGCGTCAAATGGATCGCACACCTCCCCCCGCTCACCAACTTCAAGGCCAGCCTCGCCTTTTCGGGGGTCAGCGCCGATCTCCAGTGCTCCAGTGACACGGTCTTCGCCACCGATGTGAAGGGCACCTTGTGGGCCATCGACGCCGCCACCGGAAGGGCCCGGTGGACCTACAGCGACCCCGGGCAGCCCGCGGTCGGGTTCCTCTGGACCGTCGGCGGCGACCACGTCTACATCTCATCGAACTTGACGGTCACCGCCATTCCGGCGCACAAGCCGTAG